Proteins co-encoded in one Brassica rapa cultivar Chiifu-401-42 chromosome A02, CAAS_Brap_v3.01, whole genome shotgun sequence genomic window:
- the LOC103851642 gene encoding CBL-interacting serine/threonine-protein kinase 10-like encodes MENKPSVLTDKYEVGRLLGQGTFAKVYYGRSVHTNQSVAIKMIDKEKVIKLGLNNQIKREISVMRIAKHPNVVELYEVMATKTRIYFVMEYCKGGELFNKLTKGKLRDDVAWNYFYQLINAVDFCHSRGVYHRDIKPENILVDEDDNLKVSDFGLSALADCKRQDGLLHTTCGTPAYVAPEVINRKGYDGTKADVWSCGVVLFVLLAGYLPFHDSNLMEMYRKIGRGEFKAPSWFAPEVKRLLCKMLDPNPETRITIAKIRESSWFRKGLHMKQKKIEKRVKEMSSEESNTDQPRSINAFDVIALSSRFDLSGIFGDVCDKRESRFTSKKPASVIISKMEEAAQRLKLRIRKREAGLFKLERLKEGRKGVVSMDAEIFQVTPTFHMVEVKKCNGDTLEYQKLVKEDLRPALADIVWVWQSDKDEELVSASQQEIEQKQEEESL; translated from the coding sequence ATGGAAAACAAACCAAGTGTCTTGACCGATAAATACGAAGTCGGAAGGTTACTAGGCCAAGGCACTTTCGCCAAGGTCTACTACGGAAGGAGTGTTCACACTAACCAAAGTGTTGCTATCAAAATGATCGACAAGGAAAAAGTAATAAAACTTGGGCTTAATAACCAGATCAAGCGAGAGATCTCTGTAATGCGTATAGCTAAACACCCCAACGTAGTGGAGCTATACGAGGTCATGGCAACAAAAACAAGAATCTACTTCGTCATGGAGTACTGCAAAGGCGGAGAGCTTTTCAACAAACTCACCAAAGGAAAACTGAGAGATGACGTGGCTTGGAACTACTTTTACCAGCTCATCAACGCGGTTGACTTTTGCCACAGCAGGGGAGTGTATCACCGTGACATCAAGCCAGAGAATATATTGGTTGATGAGGACGACAATCTCAAGGTGTCTGATTTTGGTTTAAGCGCCCTTGCTGACTGCAAACGCCAAGATGGTCTCCTTCACACTACTTGTGGCACTCCTGCTTATGTTGCTCCTGAAGTGATTAATAGAAAGGGATATGATGGGACCAAGGCAGATGTTTGGTCTTGTGGGGTGGTTTTGTTTGTTCTGTTGGCTGGCTACCTCCCTTTCCATGACTCTAACTTGATGGAGATGTATAGGAAGATAGGAAGAGGAGAGTTCAAGGCACCAAGCTGGTTTGCACCTGAAGTGAAGAGACTCTTGTGTAAGATGCTGGACCCTAACCCTGAAACAAGAATCACTATTGCAAAGATTAGAGAGAGTTCTTGGTTTAGAAAAGGTTTACACATGAAACAGAAAAAGATTGAGAAACGAGTCAAAGAGATGAGTTCAGAGGAGAGCAATACAGACCAGCCTAGAAGCATAAACGCGTTTGATGTAATTGCATTGTCTTCTAGGTTTGATTTGTCAGGGATTTTTGGTGACGTGTGTGACAAGCGAGAGTCTAGATTCACATCTAAGAAGCCTGCTTCAGTGATCATATCTAAGATGGAGGAAGCGGCGCAACGGTTGAAGCTGAGGATAAGAAAGAGAGAAGCAGGTTTGTTCAAGCTGGAACGTTTGAAGGAAGGAAGGAAAGGAGTAGTGTCGATGGATGCGGAGATATTTCAAGTGACGCCGACGTTTCATATGGTGGAAGTGAAGAAATGTAATGGAGATACTTTGGAGTATCAGAAGTTAGTGAAAGAGGATCTTAGGCCTGCTCTTGCTGATATTGTTTGGGTTTGGCAGAGCGACAAAGATGAGGAGTTGGTGTCTGCTTCACAGCAAGAGATAGAACAGAAACAGGAAGAAGAATCGTTGTAG